One Vallitalea pronyensis genomic region harbors:
- the surE gene encoding 5'/3'-nucleotidase SurE produces MKLLLTNDDGVHAKGIYALCKELEKYHDIIVVAPEDQRSATSHSITIREPLIVKKVELPGLKSKAYSVSGTPADCVRMGLDQLVESDIDMVISGINIGYNLGTDVLYSGTVSAAVEATLCGLPAIAVSTHHDAEISMYDTAATYVHQVIEKAVKNKLQNDIVLNVNVPSIEKQYIKGLKVCKIGTLQYRAFYRESKREDESRVYTLEGEEIVDQIEETDAYYVGKGYITITPLHYDLTNFSILKDVTKWF; encoded by the coding sequence ATGAAATTACTACTGACCAATGACGATGGTGTTCATGCAAAAGGCATCTATGCTTTATGCAAAGAACTAGAGAAATATCATGATATTATTGTAGTAGCACCAGAGGATCAAAGAAGTGCTACCAGTCATTCTATTACCATAAGAGAGCCGCTTATTGTTAAAAAAGTTGAATTACCTGGATTAAAATCAAAAGCTTATTCTGTTAGTGGTACACCAGCAGATTGCGTGCGCATGGGACTGGATCAATTAGTTGAAAGTGACATAGATATGGTGATTTCAGGTATTAACATTGGTTATAATCTGGGGACAGACGTACTCTATTCTGGTACCGTATCAGCGGCAGTTGAAGCTACATTATGCGGTCTTCCAGCTATAGCTGTTTCTACCCATCATGATGCTGAAATATCCATGTATGACACAGCAGCAACATATGTACATCAAGTCATTGAAAAAGCCGTTAAGAATAAGTTGCAAAACGATATCGTATTAAACGTCAACGTACCATCCATTGAGAAGCAATATATTAAGGGATTGAAGGTTTGTAAGATTGGTACATTACAATATCGCGCCTTCTATAGAGAAAGCAAAAGAGAAGATGAAAGCAGGGTCTATACACTAGAAGGGGAAGAAATTGTTGATCAGATTGAAGAGACAGATGCATATTATGTGGGGAAAGGCTACATTACCATCACTCCATTGCATTATGATTTAACGAATTTCAGTATACTAAAAGATGTTACAAAGTGGTTTTAA
- a CDS encoding DUF2268 domain-containing putative Zn-dependent protease (predicted Zn-dependent protease with a strongly conserved HExxH motif), with the protein MKEVNTCHNKNFNMIYPYKNAWKYIEEIQQSENADHQALWNQYLIEPYWDKISEWAPVACEFMKPKPIKNIEALKQQLLILDTIDFERIQQEFIKISQALPIYDDDPITVAIYPIDDDDSIVKERQNGVVGACVFGNIIMHVNPLAQDYIEWIPYVFAHEYHHTVWGHNWYVLKGGLKGSLLEHLINEGEADTFAKHMYPHLNPSWVSNISKEEQRKAWAKIKPVLDSTDRNVHAQYVFGSEALDLPWCIGYYFGYTFINSFLDHNPEISLNDLLDMHPNDIFTRSGWANK; encoded by the coding sequence ATGAAAGAAGTAAACACATGTCATAACAAGAATTTTAACATGATTTATCCTTATAAAAACGCATGGAAATATATAGAGGAGATTCAACAATCAGAAAATGCTGATCATCAAGCGTTATGGAATCAATATCTTATAGAACCTTATTGGGACAAAATTTCTGAGTGGGCACCAGTAGCATGTGAATTTATGAAACCAAAACCCATAAAAAACATTGAAGCACTGAAACAGCAATTACTTATTTTGGATACAATTGATTTTGAGCGTATACAACAAGAATTTATAAAAATTAGTCAAGCATTACCTATATATGATGATGATCCCATTACCGTTGCCATTTATCCAATAGATGACGATGATAGTATTGTAAAAGAACGACAAAATGGAGTGGTTGGGGCGTGTGTATTTGGAAACATCATTATGCATGTAAACCCCTTAGCTCAAGACTATATAGAATGGATACCTTATGTTTTTGCTCATGAATATCACCATACCGTATGGGGTCATAATTGGTATGTCCTAAAAGGCGGATTAAAAGGTTCTTTGCTTGAACATCTGATAAATGAAGGTGAAGCGGACACTTTTGCAAAACATATGTATCCCCATTTAAATCCAAGTTGGGTAAGCAATATTTCAAAAGAAGAACAAAGGAAAGCATGGGCAAAAATAAAACCTGTATTAGATAGCACAGATAGAAATGTTCATGCTCAGTATGTGTTTGGGAGTGAAGCATTAGATTTACCATGGTGTATTGGCTATTATTTTGGTTACACCTTTATCAACAGTTTTTTAGATCATAATCCAGAAATAAGTTTGAATGATTTACTTGATATGCATCCCAATGATATATTTACAAGGAGTGGGTGGGCAAACAAGTAA
- a CDS encoding HPr family phosphocarrier protein → MLTKTFTIQFPEGLHARPASELTKVCQKFKSEVVLEKSERTVNPKSIIGILSLGATKGDAITVTTEGEDEQEAMLAIEAFMHKTEI, encoded by the coding sequence ATGTTGACAAAGACATTCACAATTCAATTTCCAGAAGGATTACATGCAAGACCAGCTTCTGAGCTTACAAAGGTATGCCAAAAGTTTAAATCAGAAGTGGTCTTAGAGAAAAGTGAAAGAACAGTTAACCCCAAAAGTATCATCGGTATCCTTAGTTTAGGTGCAACGAAAGGAGATGCCATTACAGTAACAACTGAAGGTGAAGATGAGCAAGAAGCCATGCTTGCCATAGAAGCATTCATGCATAAGACGGAAATATAA